In Sciurus carolinensis chromosome 16, mSciCar1.2, whole genome shotgun sequence, the genomic window CCTCTGGCTGCCGAGGCTCGTAGAAATCCAGCACGGTATGGGAGCCCAGGCTGATGGTGCTGACGGTCGGGTAGTACAATGGTCCGTCCTCGTGGGGCTGGGGAGCGGGcaccagggctgggcagggcaggagtCTACCCCTCCCGCCCTCTGGGCCAAAGGGGCACTCCCAAGCTGGGACAGACACCTGAGTGCATGGGTGGGGTATGTGGCTGCTGCCTGAGTGTGAGGGTGGGCGAGCATGATGCCCTGTCCCACAGTGGTTCAGAGATCTGGGGTGAGGCGGCTGCCACTGTGGGGGCTGGGGTGAGGGTGTGTGGTTACCATGATGCCCTCCCCAGGCAGATACTGGTTCACGAGGACATGGTTAGCAGCAAGACCCCCAAAAAGGCTGAGATCAGACACTTTGTCCACATAGCGCTGGAGCCACGGAGGCAGTCGCTCAGGGACCATCCCCCTGGGATGGGGGAGCCCACCTGGGGAGTACAATGGGGTCCTGAGGGCACCAAACCAAGGATCCCTGGTACTTGGCACCCCCATTAGGCATATCCATGGTCAGAAGCACCCTGACCCACTGAGAGACCCCTAGAGACCGCTGGGCACGTCAAaggttttctgatttttctggtcACTGAACCCCATGAGTTACTCTCAAGTCGCCAAGGAGCCCTAACTCCTCAGGATTTCCACTGACCCCTCAGAATCCTTCTGGCCCTTAGAAACCCTTGAGTCCTAAAGGGCCCCATGTCTTGAGACTACCAGACCTGAACCCCATGCCCACCCCAGAATCACCTATGCCCCTAGCTGGGGAAACTTACCCCAGTTCTGTAACTTCCTCCCAGATAGCTGGGTCCACTTTGGCTTTGGGGCATTGAAAACCTAGGAAGTGGGGAAAGGTCACTCCTTTTTTTAGAACCACCCCTCTGATTCTCTCACCCAGGTCAACAAAGTGGTCTCTCCCTGGGATAGAAATGGGTCATCTTAGTGACCGTAGAACTTTTCTCTAGAATAGTATGTTCCCAGGATTTTGCTGTTTGCAGGGCAGGCTTTTGACCCCAAAGTCCACCTGTGTCCCCcagaattgaagaaagaaaccaggGCTGCACAATCATAGTTTGAGTCTACTCAGAACTCTGGGGTTGCCTAGGCTCTTCTGGGCCTGTTTCCTGGGCTATATCTAGGGATAGTCTGGGTTCTGGAGTCTCCTTGTTCCTATTGCCTGGGAGAGGGACTTAGTCTTTAGTACAGCAAggaaagtactttgaaaattcTC contains:
- the Alkbh6 gene encoding alpha-ketoglutarate-dependent dioxygenase alkB homolog 6 isoform X4 produces the protein MGVTRTLRMGDRKGLRSKERPPAQRGATHRSRTGCQELELMEEQDARVPALESFRVEQAPPVIYYVPDFISKEEEEYLLRQVFNAPKPKWTQLSGRKLQNWGGLPHPRGMVPERLPPWLQRYVDKVSDLSLFGGLAANHVLVNQYLPGEGIMVSVPAWECPFGPEGGRGRLLPCPALVPAPQPHEDGPLYYPTVSTISLGSHTVLDFYEPRQPEDDDPVEQCLSTPTLVSCYSSNVICSADMPRFFRSLVT
- the Alkbh6 gene encoding alpha-ketoglutarate-dependent dioxygenase alkB homolog 6 isoform X7 codes for the protein MEEQDARVPALESFRVEQAPPVIYYVPDFISKEEEEYLLRQVFNAPKPKWTQLSGRKLQNWGGLPHPRGMVPERLPPWLQRYVDKVSDLSLFGGLAANHVLVNQYLPGEGIMHHQPGLPYRAGFLRASAARG